In the genome of Paenarthrobacter ilicis, the window GGCGATGAAGAAGATCAGCCAGATGGGAACCACCTCCGCGACGGGGCCCGCCAGGGCCATGGATACCGGCATGAGCGCCAAGGAAACGAAGAAATCCAGGCTGGAGATCCGGCCCAGCAAATGCCGGGGAACCCGGCGTTGAAGGAGCGTTCCCCAAATCACCATGCCGACACCCTCCGTGGCGCCGAACACCACCATGGCTGCCCCGAGCATCCAAAACTCGGTCATGAAGCCAATGGCAACCACCGGCAGGCTTCCCAAACCCCACGTCACCACCATCACCGTGAGGTACCGGCGTGGAAGCCGGAGCGTCGCCGTCACCAGGGCAGCCGAGGCACTGCCCACGCCCATGATTGCCAGCAGGAAACCGAACATCCGCGAATCGCCGCCCAGCTGGTCCCGGACCACGAAGGGGAGGAGGACCTCGATGGGGCCAATAAGGAACAGCACCGACGAGCACGCCCAGATCAGGGTCCAGAGCAGCCACGGTGTGCGCAGCGTATACGTGAAACCTTCCTTGAGATCCCGGAAGAACGATGATTTCCCCTCCGCTCCGGATCCGCCGGCGGCTGCATCAGGCGCTTCCGCGAGGCGTGACTGCCGGCTCAGAAAGTTGAGGATCGCAAAAGCCAGGAAGTGGCAGATGGCAACCCCGGCAATAGCGTGCGCCGGCGTCAACGACGCCACCAGGATGCCGGCCAACGCAGGCCCGGCCGCCTGTTGGAGGACGGGCCGGACCGTGCCCTCCATGCCGTTGGCTGCCAGGAGGTCCTCGGCCGGGAGAATGCGGGGAAGCATCGCCGAATAGGCCGGGAAAAAGAAGGCCTGGCCCATGCCCAGCACAAAGGCGCCCATGGCCAGATGCCACAGTTGGAGCACGTTCAGCATGGCCAACAGGGCAACGGCGGCAATGACCGCCAGGTTGGCGCCTTCCACGGCGATGATCAGCAGGCGCTGTGGGAACCGGTCCGCCGCGATCCCTCCGGCCAACACGAACGCCACCAGGCCAACGCTCGCCGCGGTGGCAACCAAGGACAGTTCCAGCGGACCGCCACCCAGGTGGATGACCTCGTACACCATGGCCACGGCCCACATGCCGGAGCCAAAGATTGAAATGGACAGCGCGGAAATCAGCACCCGGAATTCCCGGTGTGCAAAGGGTCGCAGCGCTCTCAACGCAGCCATCCCACCAGCCTAGACCCGGCTGATGGAGCTGCGGAAGGTCTTGCTTGGAGGTCGCTCAGGCCCCTGTAGATTCGCCCTGCGCGGAAATTGTCCACATAGCGCGGAAAGGGTCGAAGGGGATGCAGGGGCGTGACATAGTCTGAACCCAGCAGTTCCCCAGAAGGATCACAGACTGCCAAGGAGAAGTGAAGATGCCCAAGCGCCCCAACCCGGCGGTGAAGATCGCCCAGGAAACAGCCCACAACGCAGTGTTTGACGCCCAAGGCAACGCCAAGCCCGGAGTGCACAATGTGCTGCTCAAAGCGGTTGAAGTACAGCGCCCGCTGGTTTTGGCCAACCTGCGCAGGCTGCAACGCAGGTACCCCAATGACTCCCCGACGCAACTCGCCGCGAAACTTGAGCGCCACTACCTGTTTGCCATCTCCGGAGGCGGTGCCGCAGTAGGCGCCACCGCCGTCGTTCCCGGAATCGGCACCGCAGCATCGCTGGGACTCTCAGCGTTGGCCACGGTGGGGTTCCTGGAGACCACTGCGCTCTACGCGTCCTCCTTGGCCGAGCTTCACGGCATCCGGCTCACCGATCCGGAACGGTCCCGGACCATGGTCATGGCCATCATGTTGGGCGAGGAAGGTACGTCGCTGCTGGGCGCCCTCAGCGGACAATCGCTGGGGCGCAGCAAAGGTGTCACCAACGCCTGGGGCAAGACGCTCACGCGGAAGATCCCGGGGAGCGGATTCGGCGTGGTCCGCGATGCCATCCAGAAGGCCTTCCTGAAGAATCTGCTCAAGAAGCAAGGCGGTGCTTTCCTGGGCCGCGCACTCCCGTTCGGTGTAGGAGCGGTGGTGGGCGGTGCAGGCAACCTCATGATGGGTCGCGCCGTGGTGGCCAATGCCAAAGAAGCCTTCGGCACGCTCCCGGACACTGTTCCCGGGGAGTTGCTGCCCAATGCTTCCAAGGGCGCCATCCAGCCCGCTCCGGACGCCCAGGAAATCCCGGGCGAACTCCCTGTTGTGGAAGGTGGTTCCCATGGATCTGAACGCTGATCTGGGCGAGTCCTTCGGCTCGTGGACCATGGGCGATGACGCCTCGATGTTCACTATTGTCAGCAGCGCCAACGTTGCGTGTGGTTTCCATGCCGGGGATCCCCTCACCATGCTGGACAGCTGCCGCGCGGCCTTTGACCTGGACGTCAGGGTTGGTGCCCACGTGGGCTACCGGGACCTGGCCGGGTTCGGCCGGCGCTCGCTGGACATGAGCTTTGACGAGTTGTTCGGGGACGTGCTGTACCAACTGGGTGCCTTGGACGGCATGGCCCACGCGGTGGGAGCGTCAGTGGATTACGTGAAGCCCCATGGCGCGCTCTACAACAGGATTGTTCAGGACGCCGAGCAGGCCGAAGCCGTGGTGGCAGCTGTCCATGCCTATGACCCCGGCCTTCCTGTTCTGGGACTGCCTGGCTCTGCGTGGTTGAAACTGGCTGAGGACGCCGGGCACCCGGTGTTCCACGAGGCCTTTGTGGACCGGGCATACCTGCCGGACGGGACGTTGGTTCCGCGCAGCCAGGAGGGTGCAGTCCTGCACGATCCCGCCGCAGTGGCAGCCCAGGCAGTTCGCCTGGCTACCCGCAAGGAAGTGGTGGCGGTGGACGGATCGGTGGTCCAGGTGCAGGCAGACTCCTTGTGCATTCACGGAGATACTCCAGGGGCGGTGGCCATGGCCACCGCCGTGCGGCAAGCTCTGGAACAAGCAGGCGTGGAGATCGAGGCGTTCGCCTAGCCGAACAACAGGTGCGCAACCGTGAAGATGGCCAGCCCGGCAAGGGCACCCACCACGGTCCCGTTGATGCGGATGTACTGGAGGTCCTTGCCCACCTGCAGCTCGATCTTCTGGGACGTTTCCTCGGCGTCCCACCGTGCCACGGTGTCGGAGATGACCCCTGCGATATCGGACCTGTACGTGTCCACCAAGTAGCCTGCAGCATCGCCGATCCAGGCGTTGACCTTGCCCGCCAGTTCGTCGTCGTTGACCAAACGTCCACCGAAATCGCGGACGGCACCCTTGAAGCGCTGGCTCAGCT includes:
- a CDS encoding MFS transporter, with translation MAALRALRPFAHREFRVLISALSISIFGSGMWAVAMVYEVIHLGGGPLELSLVATAASVGLVAFVLAGGIAADRFPQRLLIIAVEGANLAVIAAVALLAMLNVLQLWHLAMGAFVLGMGQAFFFPAYSAMLPRILPAEDLLAANGMEGTVRPVLQQAAGPALAGILVASLTPAHAIAGVAICHFLAFAILNFLSRQSRLAEAPDAAAGGSGAEGKSSFFRDLKEGFTYTLRTPWLLWTLIWACSSVLFLIGPIEVLLPFVVRDQLGGDSRMFGFLLAIMGVGSASAALVTATLRLPRRYLTVMVVTWGLGSLPVVAIGFMTEFWMLGAAMVVFGATEGVGMVIWGTLLQRRVPRHLLGRISSLDFFVSLALMPVSMALAGPVAEVVPIWLIFFIAGLVCPIMAFVALFAARMTTDEIQNPLSSEPLEPETADTRPGAI
- a CDS encoding LamB/YcsF family protein translates to MDLNADLGESFGSWTMGDDASMFTIVSSANVACGFHAGDPLTMLDSCRAAFDLDVRVGAHVGYRDLAGFGRRSLDMSFDELFGDVLYQLGALDGMAHAVGASVDYVKPHGALYNRIVQDAEQAEAVVAAVHAYDPGLPVLGLPGSAWLKLAEDAGHPVFHEAFVDRAYLPDGTLVPRSQEGAVLHDPAAVAAQAVRLATRKEVVAVDGSVVQVQADSLCIHGDTPGAVAMATAVRQALEQAGVEIEAFA